A stretch of Equus caballus isolate H_3958 breed thoroughbred chromosome 11, TB-T2T, whole genome shotgun sequence DNA encodes these proteins:
- the LOC106781011 gene encoding uncharacterized protein, with translation MSQTRACSLPKKAPRAGSAPRPGLGRSPVMLHRPRRSQLCPRAGAERARSAGAGRPECATDAAGAQDAAWLPLWSRAKPGCRRSCPDGKPRYRHLLDGAGLEAAGLLRRMPVARALRVMRLWSPGWRLPKGCLWGLQGGFLLDRSPSQS, from the exons ATGAGCCAGACCCGAGCCTGCAGCCTTCCAAAGAAGGCCCCGCGGGCAGGGTCGGCGCCCAGGCCCGGGCTGGGCCGGAGCCCTGTGATGCTGCATCGCCCCAGGAGGAGCCAGCTGTGCCCCCGAGCTGGCGCAGAGAGAGCTCGGAGCGCGGGAGCTGGCCGACCTGAGTGCGCAACGGACGCCGCCGGAGCGCAAGACGCG GCTTGGCTGCCGCTGTGGAGCCGAGCCAAGCCCGGTTGCCGGAGGAGCTGTCCTGATGGGAAGCCACGCTACCGTCATCTTCTGGACGGCGCGGGACTGGAGGCTGCGGGCCTCCTGAGACGCATGCCCGTAGCTCGCGCGCTGCGCGTGATGAGACTTTGGAGCCCTGGCTGGCGTCTACCGAAGGGCTGTCTTTGGGGACTGCAGGGCGGCTTCCTGCTGGACCGGAGCCCTTCCCAGAGCTAA
- the MIS12 gene encoding protein MIS12 homolog, with amino-acid sequence MSVDPMTYEAQFFGFTPQTCMLRIYIAFQDYLFEVMQAVEQVILKKLDGIPDCEISPVQIRKCTEKFLCFMKGRFDTLFGKMEQLFLQLILRIPPNILLPEDKSQEMHPCSEEEFQLLQKEIEQLQEKYKTELCTKQALLAELEEQKIVQAKLKQTLALFDELENAGRDHGTSDFRESLVFLVQNSRKLQNIRDNVEQESKRLKVS; translated from the coding sequence ATGTCTGTCGATCCGATGACCTATGAGGCCCAGTTCTTTGGCTTCACGCCACAAACTTGCATGCTTAGGATCTACATTGCATTTCAAGACTACCTGTTTGAAGTGATGCAGGCTGTTGAACAGGTTATTCTGAAGAAGTTGGATGGCATCCCAGACTGTGAGATTAGCCCAGTCCAGATTCGTAAATGCACAGAGAAGTTTCTTTGCTTCATGAAAGGGCGTTTTGATACCCTTTTCGGCAAAATGGAGCAGCTGTTTTTACAGTTAATTTTACGCATTCCCCCAAACATCTTGCTTCCGGAAGATAAATCTCAGGAGATGCATCCTTGTAGTGAGGAAGAATTCCAGCTTCTCCAAAAAGAAATTGAACAGTTACAGGAGAAGTATAAGACTGAATTATGCACTAAGCAGGCCCTTCTTGCAGAATTAGAAGAGCAGAAAATTGTTCAGGCCAAACTGAAACAGACACTGGCTTTGTTTGATGAGCTTGAAAATGCTGGCAGAGATCATGGGACTAGTGATTTTAGAGAGAGCTTGGTATTCCTGGTCCAGAACTCCAGAAAACTACAGAATATTAGAGACAATGTGGAACAGGAAAGCAAAAGACTGAAAGTATCTTAA
- the DERL2 gene encoding derlin-2 isoform X2 — protein MAYQSLRLEYLQIPPVSRAYTTACVLTTAAVLELITPFQLYFNPELIFKHFQIWRLITNFLFFGPVGFNFLFNMIFLYRYCRMLEEGSFRGRTADFVFMFLFGGFLMTLFGLFVSLVFLGQAFTIMLVYVWSRRNPYVRMNFFGLLNFQAPFLPWVLMGFSLLLGNSIIVDLLGIAVGHIYFFLEDVFPNQPGGIRILKTPSILKAIFDTPDEDPNYNPLPEEQPGGFAWGEGQRLGG, from the exons ATGGCGTACCAGAGCCTCCGGCTGGAGTACCTGCAGATCCCACCAGTCAGCCGCGCCTACACCACCGCCTGCGTCCTCACCACCGCCGCTGTG TTGGAATTGATCACACCTTTTCAGTTGTACTTCAATCCTGAATTAATCTTCAAACACTTTCAA atATGGAGGCTAATCaccaatttcttattttttgggcCAGTTGgattcaattttttatttaacatgaTTTTTCT ATATCGTTACTGTCGAATGCTAGAAGAAGGCTCTTTCCGAGGTCGGACAGCAGACTTTGTATTTATGTTcctttttggtggattcttaaTGACT ctttttggtttgtttgtgaGCTTAGTTTTCTTGGGCCAAGCCTTTACAATAATGCTTGTCTACGTGTGGAGCCGAAGAAACCCATATGTCCGCATGAACTTCTTTGGCCTTCTCAATTTCCAGGCCCCCTTTCTACCCTGGGTGCTCATGGGCTTTTCCTTGTTGTTGGGGAACTCAATCATTGTGGACCTCTTGG GTATTGCAGTTggacacatatattttttcttggaaGATGTATTTCCCAATCAGCCTGGTGGAATAAGAATTCTGAAAACACCGTCTATTTT GAAGGCTATTTTTGATACACCGGATGAGGATCCAAATTACAATCCACTACCTGAAGAGCAGCCAGGAGGCTTCGCCTGGGGTGAGGGCCAGCGCCTCGGCGGATAA
- the DERL2 gene encoding derlin-2 isoform X1 — translation MAYQSLRLEYLQIPPVSRAYTTACVLTTAAVQLELITPFQLYFNPELIFKHFQIWRLITNFLFFGPVGFNFLFNMIFLYRYCRMLEEGSFRGRTADFVFMFLFGGFLMTLFGLFVSLVFLGQAFTIMLVYVWSRRNPYVRMNFFGLLNFQAPFLPWVLMGFSLLLGNSIIVDLLGIAVGHIYFFLEDVFPNQPGGIRILKTPSILKAIFDTPDEDPNYNPLPEEQPGGFAWGEGQRLGG, via the exons ATGGCGTACCAGAGCCTCCGGCTGGAGTACCTGCAGATCCCACCAGTCAGCCGCGCCTACACCACCGCCTGCGTCCTCACCACCGCCGCTGTG caGTTGGAATTGATCACACCTTTTCAGTTGTACTTCAATCCTGAATTAATCTTCAAACACTTTCAA atATGGAGGCTAATCaccaatttcttattttttgggcCAGTTGgattcaattttttatttaacatgaTTTTTCT ATATCGTTACTGTCGAATGCTAGAAGAAGGCTCTTTCCGAGGTCGGACAGCAGACTTTGTATTTATGTTcctttttggtggattcttaaTGACT ctttttggtttgtttgtgaGCTTAGTTTTCTTGGGCCAAGCCTTTACAATAATGCTTGTCTACGTGTGGAGCCGAAGAAACCCATATGTCCGCATGAACTTCTTTGGCCTTCTCAATTTCCAGGCCCCCTTTCTACCCTGGGTGCTCATGGGCTTTTCCTTGTTGTTGGGGAACTCAATCATTGTGGACCTCTTGG GTATTGCAGTTggacacatatattttttcttggaaGATGTATTTCCCAATCAGCCTGGTGGAATAAGAATTCTGAAAACACCGTCTATTTT GAAGGCTATTTTTGATACACCGGATGAGGATCCAAATTACAATCCACTACCTGAAGAGCAGCCAGGAGGCTTCGCCTGGGGTGAGGGCCAGCGCCTCGGCGGATAA